Proteins from one Pagrus major chromosome 1, Pma_NU_1.0 genomic window:
- the LOC141003032 gene encoding solute carrier family 22 member 7-like encodes MKFENVLDDINGFGKFQIMIIVISFIGRFTLPCHFMLSNFVAAVPSHYCDISSMDDIGRFRNLSHEEKLIVSIPVQKDGSPSSCQMFAEPQYDLLLNSSNIAELPTVPCQTGWVYDNTTFKSTLTSEWDLVCDSRGKNKATVTIFFIGVMFGAMTFGSLSDRFGRRIMLLVSYVSAMLFAVASAFSTTYVMFAVLRFFTGFCITGIIIVSTVLSIEWVDIEHRKLVGVIDSLSWTFGNTVFALIAYFVTDWRWLIVSVTSPLILAIITWRWVPESARWLIANGKLEQAQMYLKKCAKMNKAEKSVDKLKTETLSTIVVTEKRDRAYSYLDLMRTPKMRKLALRTGTLWFCIATTFYGISFNITGFGLNIYLTQFTYALIELPVKVSVYFLLDKIGRRSTEVGALLLAAVCLGINIVVPKDMSVVRTVVAVIGKGFSSASFATIVLYSSELYPTVVRQNGMGYNSFMARLGVAVAPMILLLDEVWKDLPQVVLCFAAVLGGLVARTLAETRNRCLPETIEDIEEQW; translated from the exons ATGAAGTTCGAGAACGTACTAGACGATATTAATGGATTTGGAAAATTTCAGATAATGATTATTGTAATCAGCTTCATCGGCCGCTTCACACTGCCCTGCCACTTCATGCTAAGCAACTTTGTGGCGGCTGTTCCTTCTCACTACTGCGACATCAGCTCTATGGATGACATAGGTCGTTTTAGGAATTTATCCCACGAAGAGAAGCTTATTGTCAGTATTCCAGTCCAGAAGGATGGATCTCCAAGCTCCTGTCAGATGTTTGCAGAGCCTCAATATGATCTGCTGCTCAACTCTTCCAACATTGCTGAACTACCGACAGTGCCGTGCCAGACTGGATGGGTGTACGATAACACCACCTTCAAGTCTACACTGACCTCAGAG TGGGACCTAGTGTGTGACAGTCGAGGGAAAAACAAAGCAACTGTTACCATCTTCTTTATTGGAGTGATGTTTGGAGCCATGACCTTTGGGAGTCTGAGTGACAG GTTTGGCCGAAGGATCATGCTGCTGGTGTCGTATGTGTCAGCAATGCTTTTTGCTGTTGCAAGCGCTTTTTCTACAACCTACGTGATGTTTGCTGTGCTGAGGTTCTTCACAGGGTTTTGTATCACTGGCATCATCATTGTCTCAACAGTCCTCA GCATAGAGTGGGTGGACATCGAGCACAGGAAACTGGTGGGAGTGATTGACAGCTTATCCTGGACATTTGGAAACACAGTCTTTGCACTTATTGCTTACTTTGTGACTGACTGGCGGTGGCTAATTGTTAGCGTCACCTCACCTCTAATCTTGGCCATCATCACATGGAG GTGGGTGCCAGAATCTGCACGGTGGCTCATTGCAAATGGAAAGCTGGAGCAAGCTCAGATGTATCTGAAGAAATGTGCCAAAATGAACAAAGCAGAGAAGTCGGTTGATAAACTCAAAACAGAG ACGTTATCAACCATTGTTGTGACTGAGAAAAGAGATCGGGCCTATTCATACCTCGATCTCATGCGCACACCCAAAATGAGGAAACTGGCCCTGCGCACTGGCACACTGTG gtTTTGTATTGCAACCACATTTTACGGCATCAGCTTCAACATCACAGGCTTTGGGCTCAACATCTATCTCACGCAGTTTACCTACGCTTTGATTGAGCTCCCAGTCAAAGTGTCTGTTTACTTCTTACTTGATAAGATCGGCAGACGATCCACTGAGGTGGGAGCTCTGCTGTTGGCTGCCGTCTGTCTTGGGATCAACATTGTGGTACCTAAAG ACATGTCTGTTGTCCGAACTGTGGTAGCCGTCATTGGAAAAGGGTTTTCTTCAGCGTCCTTTGCAACTATTGTGCTCTACAGTTCTGAGCTCTATCCCACTGTAGTGAG GCAGAACGGTATGGGCTACAATTCCTTCATGGCTCGACTTGGCGTAGCCGTGGCTCCGATGATCCTCTTACTGGATGAGGTGTGGAAGGACCTGCCTCAGGTCGTCCTGTGCTTTGCAGCCGTACTGGGGGGATTAGTGGCAAGAACGCTGGCAGAGACTCGCAACCGGTGCCTCCCAGAGACCATAGAGGATATTGAAGAGCAGTGGTAG
- the LOC141002371 gene encoding solute carrier family 22 member 7-like, producing the protein MKFDNILAEVNGFGKFQLRMILLMLAARLALPFHYLLNNFIAAVPSHHCDITSLDYGEAFRNLSHEERLIVSIPVQEDGTLSSCQMFAEPQYHLLINSSNTTDLPTVPCQNGWKYDNTTFKSTLATEWDLVCDKRGLNKASATIFFIGVMFGAAVFGYLSDRFGRKRALLVSYVTTTVFGFASAFSSSFIMFAAMRFFTGLGLSGTSIVTVVLCIEWVDIKHRTAVGILISMDWSISTVLLSLVAYFVNDWRYLTATATCPMCLAIICTWWLPESARWLISNGKAESAHFYLTKCAKVNGRKQFMADLKPEALSKVILVENENKKYSFLDLGRTPRMRRLALLTGIVWFAVAFTYYGISLNIDGFGVNIYLTQFIYGAIEIPGKAFIYFSFKKIGRRLSQAGSLVLTGLCVLCNIFIPQDKGMFQTAVGALGKMVIEAGFTGLYLYTTELYPTVMRQNGLGYGSLMARLGVAVSPLIILLEEVWVHLPSIIFSLVTFAAGLSAFFLPETKNVRLPETVEDVEQTRRRSISTPEEKSPS; encoded by the exons ATGAAGTTTGATAATATCCTGGCAGAGGTGAATGGCTTTGGGAAATTCCAATTAAGGATGATCCTGTTGATGTTAGCTGCTCGTTTGGCTTTGCCTTTTCACTATCTGCTGAATAATTTCATAGCAGCTGTTCCCTCTCACCACTGCGACATCACCTCTCTGGATTATGGAGAAGCTTTTAGGAATTTATCACATGAAGAGAGACTTATTGTCAGTATTCCAGTTCAGGAGGATGGGACTCTAAGCTCCTGTCAGATGTTTGCAGAGCCTCAGTATCATCTGCTGATAAACTCCTCCAACACCACTGACCTACCCACAGTGCCGTGTCAGAATGGATGGAAGTACGATAACACCACCTTTAAGTCTACTCTGGCCACAGAG TGGGATCTGGTTTGTGATAAGAGAGGACTGAACAAAGCATCGGCTACTATCTTCTTCATTGGGGTCATGTTTGGAGCAGCAGTATTTGGTTATCTGAGTGACAG GTTTGGCAGGAAAAGAGCACTTCTGGTGTCCTATGTGACAACCACCGTCTTTGGATTTGCAAGTGCTTTCTCATCTAGTTTCATCATGTTTGCTGCCATGAGGTTCTTTACAGGATTGGGACTTTCTGGAACAAGTATAGTCACCGTGGTCCTTT GTATTGAATGGGTGGACATTAAGCATCGCACTGCAGTGGGTATTTTAATAAGTATGGACTggagtatttctactgttttattATCTCTTGTGGCCTATTTTGTGAATGACTGGAGGTACTTGACCGCCACAGCAACCTGTCCAATGTGCCTTGCCATTATATGTACATG GTGGCTCCCTGAGTCAGCCAGATGGCTGATAAGTAACGGAAAGGCAGAGAGTGCTCATTTTTACCTGACCAAGTGTGCAAAAGTCAACGGCAGAAAGCAGTTCATGGCTGACCTAAAGCCTGAG gctctgtccaaagtaatacttgtagaaaatgaaaacaagaaatatTCGTTTTTGGACCTCGGGAGGACCCCCAGAATGAGGAGACTGGCTCTACTTACTGGCATTGTGtg GTTTGCAGTGGCCTTTACGTATTATGGAATCAGCTTGAATATTGATGGCTTTGGGGTGAACATTTATCTCACACAGTTCATCTACGGCGCAATTGAAATACCAGGAAAAGCCTTCAtctatttcagctttaaaaaaattgGCCGAAGGTTAAGTCAAGCTGGATCACTCGTTCTGACTGGACTTTGTGTACTTTGCAACATCTTCATCCCTCAAG ataaGGGGATGTTTCAGACAGCTGTGGGAGCTTTGGGCAAAATGGTGATAGAGGCAGGTTTTACAGGTCTATATCTGTACACAACTGAGCTTTACCCCACAGTAATGAG GCAAAATGGATTGGGTTACGGCTCCTTAATGGCCCGGCTAGGTGTGGCTGTGTCTCCCCTGATCATTCTTCTTGAAGAAGTGTGGGTCCATTTACCGAGTATTATTTTCTCCCTTGTGACTTTTGCTGCTGGGTTGtcagctttttttcttcctgagaCAAAAAACGTCCGTCTGCCAGAGACTGTTGAGGACGTCGAACAGACAAG aAGAAGGTCAATCTCCACACCTGAGGAGAAATCTCCATCCTGA